In a genomic window of Nostoc sp. UHCC 0870:
- the murI gene encoding glutamate racemase, which translates to MYSSSGFEGNLYEFLDQEPQRAPIGVFDSGVGGLTVLRQLYRQLPNESIVYFGDTARLPYGIRSQAEIVQFVREILDWMQQQRVKMVIMACNTSSALALEIVRAEYDIPILGVILPGAKAAVQQGKRIGVIATPATAKSDAYKHAILEINPDVDVWQVGCPEFVPLIEQNRIQDPYTAEVARSYLEPLLQQDIDTLVYGCTHYPLLAPVVRSLLPTQVKIIDPAVHVVTACSQELDLLGLTNTHPPLPTRFAVSGSPQQFAQSGVNWLGHTPIVESVDFANIASH; encoded by the coding sequence GTGTATTCATCTTCCGGCTTTGAAGGTAATCTTTACGAGTTCTTAGACCAAGAGCCTCAACGCGCTCCCATTGGTGTTTTTGATAGTGGTGTAGGTGGGCTAACGGTATTGCGCCAACTCTATCGGCAATTACCGAATGAATCAATTGTTTACTTTGGAGATACCGCTAGGCTACCTTACGGTATTCGTTCCCAAGCCGAAATTGTCCAGTTTGTCCGCGAAATTCTAGACTGGATGCAGCAGCAACGGGTCAAAATGGTGATCATGGCTTGCAATACCAGTTCTGCACTCGCATTAGAAATTGTCCGCGCCGAATATGACATTCCCATTCTGGGTGTCATTCTCCCCGGTGCAAAAGCAGCCGTACAGCAAGGTAAGCGTATAGGTGTCATAGCCACACCCGCCACAGCTAAAAGCGATGCCTATAAACACGCCATTTTAGAAATCAACCCTGACGTAGACGTGTGGCAAGTTGGTTGTCCAGAGTTTGTCCCACTCATCGAGCAGAACCGCATTCAAGACCCCTACACTGCTGAAGTAGCTAGGTCTTATCTTGAACCTTTGCTACAACAAGACATTGATACTTTAGTTTATGGCTGTACCCATTATCCCTTACTTGCGCCAGTAGTGCGATCGCTCCTCCCAACTCAGGTAAAAATTATTGACCCTGCTGTTCATGTCGTCACCGCCTGTAGTCAAGAATTAGACCTACTAGGCTTAACCAACACTCACCCCCCCCTACCAACTCGCTTCGCTGTTAGCGGTTCACCTCAGCAATTTGCTCAGTCTGGAGTCAATTGGCTAGGCCATACCCCCATAGTTGAATCAGTCGATTTTGCTAATATTGCTAGTCATTAG
- a CDS encoding EVE domain-containing protein, which yields MAYWLLKTEPDNYSYFDLERDGSTVWDGVNNALALKHLRTMQLRDLALIYHTGKERQIMGVAEITSQPYPDPTLDDLKRVVVDVRPLQRVSQPVTLSQIKQIGKFAEFDLLRLPRLSVVPVPDIYWQYLMELTSSSTSI from the coding sequence ATGGCATATTGGCTGCTTAAAACTGAACCAGACAATTACTCATACTTTGATTTAGAACGAGATGGCAGTACAGTTTGGGATGGTGTTAACAATGCCCTAGCACTCAAACATCTACGAACAATGCAGCTTAGGGATTTGGCATTAATTTATCACACTGGTAAAGAACGGCAAATTATGGGTGTAGCTGAGATAACTAGTCAACCTTATCCAGACCCAACGTTAGATGATCTCAAGCGGGTAGTTGTGGATGTGCGACCATTGCAAAGAGTTAGTCAGCCTGTAACTCTATCCCAGATTAAGCAAATCGGGAAGTTTGCAGAGTTTGATTTATTGAGACTTCCCAGATTATCTGTAGTACCAGTACCTGATATTTATTGGCAATACCTGATGGAATTAACAAGCAGTAGCACATCGATATAA
- a CDS encoding N-acetylmuramoyl-L-alanine amidase — protein MKLDWLITGTIGTVLLLSSPAWATRLDSWRFDANQNRLEINTTGAVQPQAQLIFEPTRLVIDLPGITFGKPQSTQQVGGAIRSVRVGQFDPQTTRIVVELAPGYTLDPQQIKFVGISANRWTVQLPTPVSESRIDNPEIAQQPPSNPSSRNIYTVTPTNPEPEVNTVASVTQIENLQVTGDGFFVRTRGGNPKIQLNRAENQQVLNIDIAGASLSPNLKQQDFAVNRYGVSRIQFSQLQNRPQTVRMTMLLDKNSPDWRVSTSSVGGFVVLPSKNVVRSPRENNSEPISANNLPATIQAIELDENGKQLLIRADQLVSAQGGWDRSTGLFRITINNAKLAANVKGPAFTANSPILRVRLQPQAPNTVVVLVQPAAGVQIGELNQVSNQLLALDLQPSRRFIPPVALPLPSANQAQSPETNTDNPRTTSQPIPNSSVPRGKVLVVIDPGHGGKDPGAPGLGGLLEKDVVLPIGRRIAAILEQNGVQAVLTRDADFFVELQGRVDIAERVNATVFVSVHANSVENRPEVNGLEVYYYDSGYGLAEAVRKNILQSIGTIKDRGTRKARFYVLRKSSMPSILVEVGYMSGREDNPRLGSAEYQNRMAEAIARGILQYLKR, from the coding sequence GTGAAACTAGACTGGTTAATAACCGGGACTATAGGGACGGTGTTGTTACTGTCATCACCAGCTTGGGCAACTCGGTTGGATTCTTGGCGATTTGATGCCAATCAAAACCGTTTGGAGATTAATACCACAGGAGCAGTACAACCGCAAGCACAACTAATTTTTGAACCCACACGCTTAGTTATTGACTTACCAGGAATAACCTTTGGTAAACCCCAGTCCACCCAACAGGTAGGGGGTGCGATTCGATCAGTGCGTGTGGGGCAGTTTGACCCCCAAACCACCCGGATAGTAGTAGAACTAGCCCCTGGTTATACCCTCGACCCCCAACAAATCAAATTTGTGGGGATTAGTGCCAATCGTTGGACTGTCCAATTACCCACACCAGTCTCTGAAAGTAGAATAGATAACCCAGAAATTGCCCAGCAACCACCATCTAACCCATCTTCCAGAAATATTTACACGGTCACGCCCACTAATCCCGAACCAGAAGTTAATACTGTTGCATCTGTAACTCAAATCGAAAATCTCCAAGTCACAGGCGATGGCTTTTTTGTCCGCACCCGTGGTGGTAATCCTAAAATTCAACTTAATCGCGCAGAAAACCAACAGGTACTCAATATCGATATTGCTGGCGCATCTTTATCACCAAATCTCAAACAGCAGGATTTTGCTGTCAATCGTTATGGTGTCAGCCGCATTCAATTTAGCCAATTACAAAACCGACCCCAAACTGTACGCATGACAATGCTGCTGGATAAAAATAGCCCTGACTGGCGAGTCAGTACCAGCAGCGTCGGTGGCTTTGTAGTTTTACCTAGCAAAAATGTGGTTAGGTCGCCCAGAGAAAATAACTCAGAACCCATTTCTGCTAATAATTTACCAGCTACCATCCAAGCCATAGAACTAGACGAAAATGGCAAACAACTGTTGATTCGTGCTGACCAATTGGTATCGGCTCAAGGTGGTTGGGATAGATCCACTGGATTATTCCGTATCACAATTAATAATGCCAAATTAGCTGCCAACGTCAAAGGCCCCGCTTTTACTGCCAATAGTCCAATTCTCAGGGTACGATTGCAACCCCAAGCACCCAATACAGTAGTTGTTTTGGTACAACCAGCAGCAGGAGTCCAAATAGGGGAACTCAATCAAGTCAGCAACCAGCTTTTGGCATTAGATTTACAACCCTCGCGGCGATTTATACCCCCAGTTGCTTTACCATTACCATCAGCTAACCAAGCGCAATCACCAGAAACAAATACCGATAATCCCAGAACTACATCCCAGCCCATACCAAACTCTTCAGTTCCCAGGGGTAAAGTTTTGGTAGTCATTGACCCCGGACATGGAGGGAAAGATCCAGGCGCGCCTGGTTTGGGTGGACTTTTAGAAAAAGATGTAGTGTTACCCATCGGTCGCAGGATAGCCGCTATTTTAGAACAGAACGGTGTGCAAGCAGTATTAACGCGAGATGCTGATTTCTTTGTAGAGCTTCAAGGTAGAGTAGATATTGCCGAGCGAGTTAATGCCACAGTGTTTGTCAGTGTTCATGCAAACTCTGTGGAGAATCGCCCCGAAGTGAATGGCTTAGAAGTCTATTATTACGATAGTGGCTACGGCCTAGCGGAAGCTGTCCGCAAGAATATTTTGCAAAGTATTGGTACTATCAAAGATAGAGGCACACGCAAAGCCAGATTCTACGTCCTCAGAAAGAGTTCTATGCCTTCTATTTTAGTAGAAGTAGGTTATATGAGTGGTCGGGAAGATAATCCTCGATTGGGTTCAGCAGAATATCAAAACCGGATGGCAGAGGCGATCGCTCGCGGTATCCTACAATATTTAAAAAGATGA
- a CDS encoding N-acetylmuramoyl-L-alanine amidase — protein sequence MKLDWLLTGTVGTVLLLSSPTWATSLSSWRFDANQNRLEINTTGAVQPKAQLIFSPTRVVIDLPGITFGKPQSTQQVGGKIRSVRVGQFDPQTTRIVVELAPGYTLDPQQIKFVGITSSRWTVQLPTPTAERAESNPDSVYNVVTLESDAKPEFSNNVVTAAAGTTQVENLQVTGDGLFVRTSGGNPQIKVNRSRDRTTIFMDIAGATLSPRLTQRNIPVNKHGVSRVELNQLQTPTPSVRMTLRVDKNSPDWRVTSSSAGGLVVLPSRVVRLPGNDNSDNSANNVTVPSRVPASNAVATIQSIDLADNQLVIRADQNISATSGWDRNTGLFRIAITNAKLAPNVKGPTFNANSPILRVRLQTQNPNTVVVLVQPAAGVQVGSLNQVGSQLLALQLQGSRRNITTPPLPPIQGQLPDPRNPQPVTPPTRPAPRGRVIVMIDPGHGGKDPGAIGIGGLREKDVILPISQRVAQVLQQNGVQVVMTRNSDYFVSLPGRVQMAERAKADVFVSIHANAIGGGRTNVNGLETYYYDSGLGLARAVHNNIRQSVNIRDRGVRRARFFVLRKSSMPSILVETGFLTGGEDSAKLRSPAFQNQMGDAIARGILQYLKR from the coding sequence GTGAAACTAGACTGGCTACTAACTGGAACTGTGGGAACGGTGTTGTTACTTTCATCGCCAACTTGGGCAACGAGTTTGAGTTCTTGGCGATTTGATGCTAATCAAAACCGTTTGGAGATTAATACCACAGGAGCGGTACAACCAAAAGCACAACTGATTTTTAGCCCCACACGCGTGGTTATTGACTTACCCGGTATAACATTTGGCAAACCCCAGTCCACGCAACAGGTAGGGGGTAAGATTCGGTCTGTGCGTGTGGGGCAGTTTGACCCCCAAACCACCCGGATAGTAGTAGAACTAGCCCCTGGTTATACCCTCGACCCCCAACAAATCAAATTTGTCGGGATTACTAGTAGTCGTTGGACTGTTCAATTACCCACCCCAACGGCGGAAAGGGCAGAGTCTAACCCAGATAGTGTTTACAACGTAGTCACACTGGAGTCTGACGCTAAACCCGAATTTTCTAATAATGTGGTTACTGCCGCAGCCGGAACAACTCAAGTTGAAAATTTACAAGTGACTGGGGATGGTCTGTTTGTCCGCACCAGTGGCGGTAATCCTCAAATTAAGGTCAATCGCAGCCGCGATCGCACTACTATCTTTATGGATATCGCTGGTGCAACTCTATCACCACGCCTCACCCAGCGAAATATTCCTGTAAACAAACATGGTGTGAGCCGCGTAGAACTCAACCAACTGCAAACCCCCACACCGTCTGTCCGCATGACTTTACGGGTAGACAAAAATAGCCCTGACTGGCGGGTCACTTCAAGTAGTGCAGGTGGTTTGGTAGTTCTCCCCAGTCGGGTTGTCAGACTACCAGGAAATGATAATTCTGATAACTCAGCAAATAATGTCACCGTACCTAGCAGAGTACCTGCAAGCAACGCCGTAGCCACTATTCAATCTATTGATTTAGCCGATAACCAATTAGTCATTCGCGCCGATCAAAATATATCTGCTACCAGTGGTTGGGATAGAAATACTGGTCTGTTCCGCATTGCTATTACTAACGCTAAGTTAGCCCCTAACGTTAAAGGGCCAACTTTTAATGCCAATAGTCCCATCCTACGAGTCCGGTTACAAACCCAAAACCCCAATACTGTAGTTGTCTTAGTCCAACCAGCAGCCGGAGTGCAAGTTGGGTCACTCAACCAAGTCGGTAGTCAGCTTTTGGCTTTGCAATTACAAGGTTCGCGTCGGAACATCACCACACCACCTTTACCCCCCATTCAAGGACAACTACCAGATCCTCGAAATCCTCAACCCGTAACCCCACCAACCCGTCCCGCTCCTAGAGGTAGGGTTATAGTGATGATTGACCCTGGACATGGTGGTAAAGACCCAGGGGCAATTGGCATTGGTGGATTACGTGAAAAAGATGTCATCTTACCCATCAGCCAGCGCGTTGCTCAAGTTTTGCAACAAAACGGTGTGCAAGTAGTGATGACACGTAACTCTGACTACTTTGTGAGTTTACCCGGAAGAGTACAGATGGCAGAAAGAGCTAAGGCTGATGTGTTTGTTAGTATCCACGCTAACGCCATCGGTGGGGGACGCACAAATGTCAATGGTTTGGAAACCTATTATTACGACAGTGGTTTGGGTTTAGCACGCGCAGTTCATAATAACATTCGCCAAAGTGTGAATATTAGAGATCGGGGAGTACGGCGAGCCAGATTTTTTGTCCTCAGAAAAAGTTCTATGCCCTCTATTCTAGTGGAAACAGGATTTTTAACCGGTGGGGAGGACTCGGCTAAATTGAGAAGTCCGGCTTTCCAAAACCAAATGGGAGATGCGATCGCTCGCGGGATTCTCCAATATCTCAAACGCTAA
- the sds gene encoding solanesyl diphosphate synthase, which produces MTPATSLFAPVEADLQILADNLKQLVGNRHPILFAAAEHLFGAGGKRIRPAIVLLISRATMLDQDITQRHRRLAEITEMIHTASLVHDDVVDESDVRRGVPTVHSLFGNRIAILAGDFLFAQSSWYLANLDNLQVVKLLSEVIMDLATGEIQQGLNRFDTSISIETYLEKSYYKTASLVANSGKAAGLLSEVSSEVAEHLYAYGRHLGIAFQIVDDILDFTSTADALGKPVGSDLKSGNLTAPVLFALAEKPYLEVLIEREFAQTGDLEQALDLVQDSQGIQQARDLAAHHTKLAIDHLAVLPPSESHQTLINIAEYGLSRLY; this is translated from the coding sequence ATGACCCCAGCCACCTCCCTGTTTGCCCCTGTGGAAGCAGACCTGCAAATACTAGCAGATAACCTCAAACAGCTAGTTGGAAATCGCCACCCCATTCTGTTTGCCGCCGCCGAACATCTATTCGGGGCTGGGGGAAAGCGTATCAGACCAGCCATCGTGCTATTGATATCGCGGGCGACCATGTTAGACCAAGATATTACACAGCGTCACCGCCGGCTAGCAGAAATCACCGAAATGATTCACACTGCCAGCTTGGTACATGATGACGTAGTAGATGAATCAGACGTGCGGCGAGGCGTTCCTACCGTTCATAGTTTATTTGGTAATAGGATTGCGATCCTCGCCGGAGATTTTCTCTTTGCTCAATCTTCATGGTATTTAGCCAACTTAGACAACTTGCAGGTAGTCAAACTACTTTCAGAAGTCATTATGGATTTAGCTACCGGAGAGATTCAACAAGGATTGAATCGCTTTGACACCAGTATCTCAATTGAAACTTACCTAGAAAAAAGCTATTACAAAACCGCTTCGTTGGTTGCTAATAGTGGTAAAGCGGCGGGACTACTAAGTGAAGTTTCCTCAGAAGTTGCAGAACATTTGTATGCTTATGGTCGTCATCTGGGTATAGCCTTTCAGATTGTCGATGACATTTTAGACTTTACCAGCACTGCCGACGCTTTGGGTAAACCTGTAGGTTCGGATCTCAAAAGCGGTAATCTGACAGCACCCGTATTATTTGCCCTAGCCGAAAAACCCTATTTGGAAGTGTTAATAGAGCGAGAATTTGCTCAAACGGGAGATTTAGAGCAAGCATTGGACTTGGTTCAAGATAGTCAAGGCATACAACAGGCCAGAGATTTAGCTGCTCACCATACTAAGCTAGCAATCGACCATCTAGCTGTTCTCCCGCCTTCAGAATCTCACCAAACGTTGATCAACATCGCTGAATATGGACTGAGTAGGTTGTATTAG